ACTATCTGCTCGGCACGCTGCCGGAACTGGTGCCGGCCGACGTCAAGGCGCGCTACCCGAACGACAAGACCGGGCAGATCAACACCGTGCTCGGCAAGAACCCGCTGCTGTTCGACCGCTATCTGTCCGATGCCACCGAGATCGACGTCGACTGCCTCAGCGACGGCAAGGACACCTTCATCGTCGGCATCATGGAGCACATCGAGGAAGCCGGCATTCACTCCGGTGATAGCGCCTGCTCGCTGCCGCCACATTCGCTCGAGCCTGAGATGATCGCGGAGCTGGAGCGGCAGACCCGCGAGCTCGCGCTCGGCCTCGACGTCGTCGGCCTGATGAACGTGCAATATGCCATCAAGGACGGCGATATCTACGTGCTCGAGGTCAATCCGCGCGCCTCGCGCACGGTGCCGTTCGTCGCCAAGGTGATCGGCATGCCGGTCGCCAAGATCGCCGCGCGCATCATGGCGGGCGAGAAGCTCGCCGACTTCAAGCTGAAGAAGGCGGACTTCAAGCATGTCGGTGTGAAGGAATCGGTGTTTCCGTTCGCCCGCTTCCCCGGCGTCGACACGGTGCTGGGTCCGGAGATGCGCTCGACCGGCGAGGTCATGGGCATCGACCGCTCCTTCGCGGTGGCGTTTGCCAAGAGCCAGCTTGGCGGCGGCACGCGGGTGCCGCGCAAGGGCACGGTTTTCGTCTCGGTGCGCGAAAGCGACAAGGTTCGTATCGCCGAAGCCGTGCGCCAGCTGCATTCGCTCGGCTTCAAGGTGTTGGCGACATCAGGTACGGCGCGCTTCCTGACTGATCAGGGCATCCCCGCGGAGAAGGTCAACAAGGTGCTGGAGGGACGGCCGCACATCGTCGACGCCATCACCAATGGCGACGTCCAGCTCGTCCTCAACACCACCGAAGGCCCGCAGGCGCTCGCCGACAGCCGTTCGCTGCGGCGCGCGGCCCTCTTGCATAAAGTGCCGTATTACACCACTCTTTCCGGGGCCGTGGCGGCCGCGCAGGGCATCCGCGCCTATCTGGGCGGGGACCTTGAGGTTCGGACCCTGCAGAGCTACTTTTCGGAAACCTGATCGCTTGCGAAAGGCCGGGCCCTGAGGGTGAAGCCTTGCGCTAAGTGATTGGCAATCAAGCCACAATGGCCGGAGGAACTGTCCGGCCATGTGGTTGTTTTGTTCCGGCGCCAGCCCACTTAACGTTCCGGTGGCCGTGTGGTCGGGTCCGGAAAGCACTGACGAATCAGGTTTGCCGCGCCCTCCGTTTTGGCGGGCGCGCGACCGGAAGACGAGAGAAGAGATGGAAAAGGTTCCGATGACTGCGAGCGGCTTTGCCGCGCTCGGGGAAGAATTGAAGAAGCGCCAGTCCGAGGACCGTCCGCGCATCATCGAACATATCGCGGAGGCGCGCTCTCACGGCGACCTCTCCGAAAACGCGGAATACCATGCCGCGAAGGAAGAGCAGTCCCACAATGAAGGCCGCATCGCCGAGCTCGAGGACAAGCTCGCGCGGGCCGACATCATCGACATCTCCAAGCTCTCCGGCGACACCATCAAGTTCGGCGCCACCGTGACGCTGGTCGACGAGGACACCGAAAAGAAGACGGTGTGGCAGATCGTCGGCGAGGTCGAGGCCGACGCCAAGAAGGGCCGCATCTCCATCACCTCGCCGCTGGCGCGCGCGCTGATCGGCAAGAAGAAAGGCTCGACCGTCGAGGTCAACGCCCCCGGCGGGGCCAAGGCCTACGAGATCACCAAGGTGGAGTGGCGGTAGTCCAATCCGCGCAAGATTGCCTGAAAAGCCGCGCCTTGCGCGGCTTTTCTGTTTCGCAATCTGCCCGGCGTACGATTGTGAAGCGCACTGTCATCCGTCATGCTCGGCGCTGCCGTTCGAGCACGGGAGGACACAATGGACACCGATCGCATCGCCGCGCAAAGCCAGCCTTATCTGCTCAGCCTCTTCCGCTTCGTCATCGGGCTAATGTTCTTCCACTACGGCGTAGCCAAGCTGTTCAAGTTTCCGCCGGTGGAGATGTTTGCCGACGTCACGCCGTTGTCGCTCTGGGGCGTCGCCGGCATGTTCGAGTTCGTGCTCGGCGGTCTCTTGATGATCGGCCTCTTCACCCGCTTCGCCGCCTTCATCCTGTCCGGTGAGATGGCCTTCGCCTATTTCATCGAGCACATGCCGCACAGCTTCTTTCCCGTCGTCAACGACGGCGCGCTGGCGATCGTGCTGTGCTTTGCGTGCCTGTTCCTGGCGGCCGCCGGAAGCGGCCCGATCAGCGTGGACGCGCTGCGGCGGTGACCGTTCGTTTCTACCGCCGCCCCTTGACGTCGAGCGGCACCGCCGCCTCGTACTTCGAATTGTGCAGCACCAATGACGTCCGCACGTTGCGCACATGGGGCGCCGCGGTCAGGTGCGTCACAAAG
This genomic interval from Bradyrhizobium guangzhouense contains the following:
- the greA gene encoding transcription elongation factor GreA, whose protein sequence is MEKVPMTASGFAALGEELKKRQSEDRPRIIEHIAEARSHGDLSENAEYHAAKEEQSHNEGRIAELEDKLARADIIDISKLSGDTIKFGATVTLVDEDTEKKTVWQIVGEVEADAKKGRISITSPLARALIGKKKGSTVEVNAPGGAKAYEITKVEWR
- a CDS encoding DoxX family protein; the encoded protein is MDTDRIAAQSQPYLLSLFRFVIGLMFFHYGVAKLFKFPPVEMFADVTPLSLWGVAGMFEFVLGGLLMIGLFTRFAAFILSGEMAFAYFIEHMPHSFFPVVNDGALAIVLCFACLFLAAAGSGPISVDALRR